The following DNA comes from Camarhynchus parvulus chromosome 7, STF_HiC, whole genome shotgun sequence.
ACTGGAACATTTGCTGGATTGACAGGAACGTTCTATCCTTGCACCACAAGGCTCTCACTGCAAGCAAGGACGAGGCAACTGCCACCCAGCCAAGGTGATCCATCTGTGTTACTGCCTGTCAGACCATGACTGTGTGCCAAATCCCATACCCCTTGGGTTCTTCAAGCAAGGACAGACAGTCACAAACCCTCTTTCTTTACTGTGTTCTTCCTGTAGGAAATTAGGCTTCTTTCCACTGTTTTCTACATGGTTTAAAAACTTCAGTTTTAATGTAAATGCTGCATATTGCCCCACCTGCTTTTTTGAGGGGATACAGTCTTCAGTCTTTCTTCAGTCTGTCTGAATTCCAAGGAAACCAGGTGGACCCCATCTTTTGTGACTTTCTTTTCTTAACACTTCAGAATAGCTTCCATTCTCAGCAGCTGTAGTGTTTTCAGAGAGCTTTTCTCACCCTGGTTATGTTATCCTGCCACAGTAAGAAAATAATGGAACATTTATAGGCCAATAGAGAAGAAAGGACAGACAGGACCCTAGCAACACATGCATGGCTGATTAAATTTTGGCCACATATTCAAATTTTCATTAATGAAGGCCATAAGATGAAGACCAGCTGAAACTCCAAATTTGAAATTACTCCTGTTAAGATTTTGTTCAAAAACAGCttgaaatttaatgaaaataaaaataataagcaTCTTCCAGGAATACAGGGTTAATTATCAAGGAGCAGCGCAAGATAACCCTATACAATTTAAGATCTTAATAAATGAGGcagatttctttccctttttctgcagACACATGAACCATCTTCAGACTGAACTAACAGACacatatttttctctgagaGGTATTTCTTCATGGTCAGATTTGTTTCCATATTAAAAGCAAGATGGCCATGAAAGAAAAGTCAGGGACAAATGGAAATATCAAGTTCCcagcttttctgtgctttaagGTTAAACCTTGAATATggtgataggaaaaaaaaaaaacacaacaataaAAGAATAATGCAAACAAGCTGCTGAATTTTGAAGGACTCAAGCCACTAGAACTGCTTGTGTTTCGAAACTGGCTAAAAATAATATCAAtctcataaaaaaataatgttggaACACAGCTGGCCTAAAGAAGTACTAGGATATTTCTACTCCTCATGCCAATACACCAATTTCTCACAGCATTTTAAACCTTTTGATGGTTTATTACACAAGCTGCGTTTCGCCACACAACCCGAAGAGCCGACATCCCTGACATGCCCGGGGCAGGAATGCCGGCCAGGAGTAAAAAAGTAACTAGTGCAAGCCGGCCTCAGGCGCCTGCCGGCAGGAATGCCGAGCTCGGCGTTACAGTGTAACGTGAGAGGAGCTGCTCCGCCGGCGATAGAAGCCGCGGGTCGGTCACTGCTGACCCCGTCACCCATTTCTGCTGCCCGCACATTGGCCCGCTCACGGGACAAGGCAGGGCCCTGCTCACGGCCTTGCCCAAGCCAAGTCAGCATTCAAAGGGCACTTCTCTTTCTGACGGGAAAGCCTAATTAgagatttttcagtgttttcgATCTAGAAATGTTTCACAAGTTGTACCTCTCACTGGGTAGAAGGAAGGGGTTTAAATGTGTTATTTATAGCAAAATAATTGAGTGAAGGGGGAAACTACAACCAGCACTCACCCTGAAATGcggtgggagcagggacagcagcaggtaGCAAGCAGCCTTCTGCACTTTGCAGGGAAcaccccacagctgccaccaTTTATTCCCTGATTGTGTGAGGGAGGCGTCTCACGGTACCTCGCCGCTTCATGGTTCTTGCACACAGACTGAAGCAATTCACCACTCCTTATTCTGTACTCTTTTCTACCACGTATTttagagaaaacagaacaactttcaaataattttcttctcagtatACAGAAATACTATAAGTCACTCCGGTCTTTCAAAATGCTTACTTGCTTGTAAGGGAGACGTATTTATCAGCCAGTTATGAGGTAAcagtgtctttttttgttttctgcgCAAATAGAGTCAACACCCGGCTCAGTAACCCTTGAAACCTGAGCTGCCTCTGTTTGCCATTGGCACAGCAGTTCGTGCCCTCTGCACACCAAGCTCACAGGGCTCTCAATCCCGCCTTTGGAGACCTAGAAAGGCTTCCCAcctactttaaaattattttgcccCGAACAACCCTTGCTAGGGGAGGGTTCTactcatttctttaaaaataaatcttgaatACTAAActctgaataattttaaatccaCACCCTTATAGTTTGTATTGCACAGAGCATCAGGGGCTCGGTTGTACAGACAGCAGCGAGGACTAATCTTGCGTGAGCGCACGCACAGCCGGGGCTGGCGGGGGATGCTGATGAAACAGGATGAAATACGATGGATTTCCTCAACAACCACTCAGCCCGTCAATCTCCGTGCCTCACAAACCGGGTCACTCGCTGCGACACGGGCCTCGTCGCGCAGCACCGAGCGGCCGCCCCAAACCTCCCCACTCCcggctctgtgtgtgtgggtgtgtgcgTGCGCGGGTATCAGTGTTGTCTCAGGAATACCAAGCTCTGCCCTGACAGAGGGACCTGCAGGGCACCGCGCTCACAAGGAAGCATCCATGGCCTCCAGCGCCGCGCGGAGGAGAGCGCGTTAGCGCTGCCGGGCGGGAAGGGGCAGGGACGAGGGATGGGGGACGGGGCGGCCTCATCGCCGCCTCCCCTCACGGCCGCCCCCGCGCGCCCCTCCCGCCTTGTCTCGCGAGAGCCGTTCCCGCCCCGCCGCGCGCAGCGGCTGTTCTGGCCGCGCCGCCCCTCCCTCCGCGggcccgctcccgccccgccccgcggctgTTccgccccccccccgccccgccccgcggccccgcggcaCATCCGGGCCCCGCGGTCGCTATGGTCATGGCGGAGGGCACGGCCGTGCTCCGGCGGAACCGCCCGGGCACCAAGGCCCAGGTGAGTTGTGAGGTGCCGtcgccgccgccccggccgtCGGGCGAGCGGGCacgggcagcgccgccgccggggcccaGCGGCCGGCGAGGCGGCGCCGAGGGCCGCTCCAAGGGCCGCGCCGGGCCTACCGaggccggggcggcggcggccccgctgCGGGGATCGCATTGTTCGCGGGGCAGCGGGCGAGACCCGGTGGCTGCGGGGGAGCGGGCCGGGAACGGCGGCGGCTCCTTCCCCGCGGGCTCGGCGGAAAGGCCGCCGGGGCTTCCAGGCTGCGGGCTGGGAGCGGAGGTCGCGTCGGGCCCGGCTGGCCTCGGCAGGCGCCGCGTCCCGCAGCGCGGGGGCCTCGGCCGGGCGGAGAACGAACACCTGCGACAGCCGGGCGGGAGCGCCGCAGGCTGGTGCGGGCAGGGCGGCTCCCCGGTGCTgtcaggcactgctgctgttcctgctctgaaaaTACCGGGAGTGAGCTCATGACCTGCACTGGGCTCCGGGGGGAGCTCGGCACCGTCAGAGCGACCGTACCTGCCTGCCCTCCCAGAGGGATGTCATCCTTCTATTACGTAACTGCACACAAGGAAATTCTGGTGTCACATCGCTTCTCTTAATCAAAATGCAATTCATTTGTTTCTGAGGTTTCACAGTCAGCTGGAACAGGCACACCTCAAAcacagaaactgcattttttagATTATTTCAGAGAGATGATGTGTCAGACCTTTATGTGAGACTTTCCCCTCTGCTTTTGGGAGGAGATCTCATGGTGGGAAAGCAGCCGTGTATGACAAGTCTTCTCCTGTTCTTTGTCATAGCACAGAGGTAAAATTATTACACAATCCTGTAAATCAGGTCATTCTATGCATGTTTAATCTGTGAAGGAGACAGAATATCTCCTTCTGTGTGAGAAGGAGATGTGTGCCTTTGATAAATTTGGAGTATTCTGAAAAACAGCTGGACATAGACCTAGGTTTGCTCAACTATTATGAAATTCATGTAGATTGAAGAGTTTTGTGTATAGTGATGATAATTCCTCTCTATAGacatgatttttctttgtgtgtggctgtatttaatgttttattttggatgACACTGGTATTGCTGTTCAGTTTGCAAGTACAATTAGGTAATGATATTTCAGCAGTGGATATGCACTTGAGGTATTTTTGCCAGAGCTGACTTGCTCTCTCAGGAACAGATTGCCAAGCTTTGCTGTTGGGACATTTTCACTGAGTCATTGCACCTGCTGGGATGACTACAGCAAGCTGACGTGCAGCATCTCTGCATGATGTGAAGGAGCAGCACCAAATTTTAGATGTGAAAAATGCACAGTAAGAAAATGCCTGTGGTTGGGATGATTGTGGGTGCAGCACATGTGGACTGCTGCAGAACACAGGTGCAGCTGGATCTGAGGTGAGGCTTCAGCAAGGCTTTATCATTAACCAGGCTGATAAGCAtccagaaaatttaattaagGCACACTGACCTTACCAAGGGTAAGGTGGGAATGTGGTACCAGGTTAGGCCAGCACAGTGTTGCGTGATCTCAGCGCAGAgatgtttttcttgctgtgtCACCATTGGGAGTTTTAGTTTCATAAGCAGAGtatgctgctgctctctgcagaccTCTTCTTCTCCCCTGCTGCCAGGTGTGACAGCTGCAGTGGGTGCTGTGTGCTGTATTTCATGGAACAAGTGCAGGCTCTGGGTGTTCAGCGGGGGTGTTCACCTGCCGAGTCATgcagagcttttcctttcaaggtgtgctgctgctgctgctgcagtgctgggagtggaaatcctctccctcttcctgcCAGGActgtgtgctgcttctgttcagATGCAGCTTCCTGGAATTGTATCAACTCCATCTGATTTTCCTGCATGCTCAGGCTTATTGTAGGCTGTGTGcctttcttcctccccctctGGTTTTGTTACATTGCtttcaactttcttttttcaaaacagGATTTCTACAACTGGCCTGATGAATCCTTTGAAGAAATGGATAGTACGTTAGCTGTCCAGCAGGTATTGCTACTTACATGAAATGTTGTTAATGAGTGCAGTTTCCCAGGTTTTGTGTTCTGGTATATAAAACTGAACAGGGCTTGACATTTATCTGCTTAGGGTGTTGCTGCACAGCAGTGAATTTGCTAAGCACCTATGTATATTAACAAATTAATGGTTAATTTTGTTTGCAGAAATAACTTAAATTCCCATGTCTGGTTTAAACAAATCAGATTTAGGAAAATAGTGAGGGTTTCTCCgttcttttaccttttttaattgaagaaaggcatttttcagATCTGGCATTTTTAATACCATTTCCTTACCCTGCCCATCTACTTTTGAACTTTTTAGTCTGTCAATAATTTAAGTAAAAATTAAGCCCCTCCAAGATGTAATGTTCTATATATACTTCTTACTGTAATTACAACAAGATCTAGTTTTATTTCTACTCCCTCCCTAGTACATTCAACAAAACATAAGGGCAGACTGTTCCAACATTGATAAGATCCTTGAACCTCCCGAAGGCCAGGATGAAGGTGTATGGAAGTATGAACATTTAAGGTAAAAATCCATCTGTTGTTAATATTCTGTCTTGGTTCTAAATTTTGTTAATTGATGCTGGTAGTGAATCTATTTGAATGTGACACATCAAAACTAACTTAAATGAACTTGATTTTTCCACTGTTAAATATTGGTATTATTTTCTGCATTCCGTGTTACTTCTGAAGATTTATAATGTGCTCTGAtcttaatgttttttttaaagaaactattTGTACCTCACTTCTTGAATAGGAAGATACAGTCGTGAATTTCCATAGCAGTTTCTCATAGTATTGTCAGTTCTCCATCTCCACTAATGGGTAATGTGATTTCCAGATGCTCCCAGTGATTTTCCTGAAACTAGCAGGCAAATAGGCAAGGACAGCTGGATGTTTTACAgttctttttctgcttgtaaGGAAACAAACCTTTTTGTCCACTTCTGTTTTTTAAGTTGCAGCACAATACTTCCACTAATGATATGTTAAACTCAGCCTTTGCTGTCAgtgaagaattaaaatataattgctTAACTGAGTAAAAAAACCATCTGCTGGTATGAAGATCAGAGTGTCTCAGCTGTTCTTTATGAGATACTTGCAGTGAGGAAACAAATAGCTGATTTTGATGCTGCTGTGTTCAATTTCTTTTAGACAATTCTGCCTTGAGCTCAATGGACTAGCTGTCAAGCTTCAGGTAATTCTTTCCTTGAGACATTTTGTCAGGGAGGagactttttgttttgtgtagATTGCAGAGCTTTCTtctaaatatatacacacagggCTAAGCAGTGGTTGGAGgttttgtaatattttaagGGCATATGGCAAATAACCCTTTTGGGGGGTGGACAGGGCAAGGAAGTGATTTGAAAAGATCAGCTCCTTTTTGCTGCTGGAGTTTTTTCTTAACTGAACAATTGTTTTAACAGAGTGAATGTCACCCTGACACATGTACTCAGATGACAGCAACTGAACAGTGGATTTTTCTTTGTGCAGCTCATAAAACTCCCAAAGAGGTATGGATGTATTTTGGAAAACTGACTCCAGTGatgcaggatttttctttcacagttcATAGGTTCATGGGGAGCATGTCAGGGATGGCTTCTCTAGTCAAACTGAGAGCATATGTGGGTTAAGAATATCATTTGAGCTACTCTTCTTTACCATTCTGTAGTGTTTTACAGAGGAACAGGATGAGGTAAAAGGAACTGCTTTTTTACCTTAGTATTAGTAGCTTTGCACattccccttttctctctggGTTGGTGTTGACCCTGCCCGAAACTCAAAGGAAAAGAGCTCTTTGTTTAACTGATAGAAGAGTCCATGCTGAGAATGGGCTCTCATCTTCAAACGTTGGCCTTGATCCACAGTGTAAACCTGACACTCCAAACGTGACTGCATGTGCTCGTTCTTAGGGCAGGTACTCCAAAACAGTGGTGGAATCATGCAGATGTTTCTAGTCAAGTGGGTTTATCAGCATGGCATTGGCTTGTCTTCCTCCATGTCCAGTTAGTTTAAACTTTGTTCAGATCTTCTGTTAAACCActtgatacatttttttttgccttcacaAAGTCTTTGTTGCTTTTGGTTATGATGGTAGCGTAGTTTGTCATATTTATCTTTGTATTTCACCTTCCAGAATAaggtattgattttttttttaaccttatcTTTCCTGTCCTGTAAGGtctttcttcttgttttgttctgcttttactTTCCTGAGATGTTTGGATTTAGCCAACTTCCCACTCTCTCCTTTAACCCCTGTCCCTAGTCAGCACCTTGGCATGTCTGGCAGCGTGGTCCTCAGCTGGACTGGAGAACTTCAGGCTTCTTTTTATCTCTGAGCATGCAGCATTCATCTCCTGTTTTCCATGGCAGTAGCCACCAAGTCATGGTCAAATAGGGGCTGATGGAACCTTGAACTGCTGAGAGAAATGTACAACTGACAAATCTTTTTCCTGAAACTGGTGA
Coding sequences within:
- the LOC115905921 gene encoding MOB-like protein phocein isoform X1, encoding MVMAEGTAVLRRNRPGTKAQDFYNWPDESFEEMDSTLAVQQYIQQNIRADCSNIDKILEPPEGQDEGVWKYEHLRQFCLELNGLAVKLQSECHPDTCTQMTATEQWIFLCAAHKTPKECPAIDYTRHTLDGAACLLNSNKYFPSRVSIKESSVAKLGSVCRRIYRIFSHAYFHHRQIFDEYENETFLCHRFTKFVMKYNLMSKDNLIVPILEEEVQNSVSGESEA